taagggagtgagctcccgttccttgtcccagcttctgccaacctagcagttcgaaagcaggtaaaaaatgcaagtagaaaaatagggaccacctttggtgggaaggtaacagagttcggtgcgcctttggcgttgagtcatgccggccgcatgaccacggagacgtcttcggacagcgctggctcttcggctttgaaacggagatgagcaccaccccctagagtcaggaacgactagcacatatgtgcgagggaacctttacctttttagcctagttaaaggaagaaatggagaagactcctgccagtcccttggactgcaaggcgatccaactgggtcagtcctagaggagatccaccctgactgctctttagaaggccagatcctgaaagtgaaactcaaatcctttggccacctaatgagaaggaaggacaccctggagaagagccgaatgccgggaaggattgagggcaaaagaagaaggggacggcagagaacaaggtggctggatggagtcactgaaacagtcggtgggagcttaaatggactccagaggataggtaggcctggaggaacattgtccatagggttgcgatgggtcagacatgacttcacaactaacaacaaagtgaaaagaaggaccaggggtggccaacatctcaggagctgccacaaagaagagggggtcaaccagaGGTGGCCTTCACATActctaacaaccagttcgcccagcactggaaatgtgagcacatgccGTCCGCACATgcgtgcggcatcacaaaacatggcaattcgctcACACGAGCTGTCTACACATGCTTGCTGcatcacaaaacacagcaatataggatgggattacgccagggcaggtgggcggagcccatggttgctactaccggtttgtccaaaccggtccgaaccggctgaatgccacctctggggtCAACCAATTCTCcgcagcacctgaaagcaggagaagaagcaacagataGAAACCAATCAAGGGGAGACCCAAcgtagaattaaggaggaatttcctgaccgcgagaacaattaatcagtggaacaaaagttgtgggtgctccaccatcactggaggcttttaagaagagattgggcaaccatttgtctggaatggtatagggccgtgatggcgaacctacggcacgtaagacacaggtggcacgtgtagccatatcagtgggcacgtgagctcagctctctaggagtccctggaggctggggacagcaaaaaccgtcacttcctgtccaaccggaagttgggaaatgggccgtttctggtctctggccattttcgccctccccagactcatggagaggctctggagccaggtgagagagaaaaacggcccTACCAGGGCATCGTTTGCCAGTGGGGGCTCGCATGTGCGGAAATGGGGCtcatagaattataggtgtgggcacgcacgcgcaTGACCGCCCCCAGcatccccctcctggcacgcgatggcaaaaaggttaaccatcgctggtattgggtctcctgcttgagcagcgacttggactagaagacctcgaagatcccttccaattctgttatttttttaagttaagGATTTGGAGATGAGGCAGCCAACCAGGCCACAATCCCTTCCCCGGTGAGGAAAGCTCCTTCTGGAGTtgctttcagtggtgggattcagccgggtcTTTGCGGATCGGAGGAACCGGTAGCGGccactgcaggaggctccgcccacccgcctggatgtaatCCGCGAGCACTGTGCATGAGTAGAAAGCCATGCGCAGATGAGGCGCATGCGAGCAAAGCTTGCGcgcacgtgctcacatttgcaaactggtagggaaggtaagtgaatcccaccactggttgcttTCATTTGGATCCGCTCTGAATTGTCCGGTCTCTTCTCCTATGTTGATTGCGAACTCCGACCCAGAAAGACTGCCAGCCAAACCCATTCAAGCCAAGTCTCAAGGCCTCCCATCCTAAGGACTCACCTGAAGTTGGCAAGGAACGCATCCGAAGGCCATCGCCTGATGTGGTGCTCTGTTTGCAGGTGGGGACagaccaaaacaaaaaaataaggaGTTGAGTGGTACGAAACCcacagaacagtttttttcttctGATTCCACCCCTGTCCCACCCAGAAGTGGGGTCAGGAACCAATCTCTTCAGCAGGCTTTGCCCGGCACTTACCGTGGTCAGATAATGGGCATCTGGTGCGGGTTCTGTGGCAAAATGGAAGGCTGGGGCAGAGGCGTTGCCTCTCTGTGCAAAGCTGGGTTCTTGCCAATGATTTCCACAGGAAGGTTGAAAGCTCTTCCAGCCCAGAGGATGATGGCAGATGGGAACGGACACCGGCATAGCCGGGTAGCCGTTTTGGTGATCCACAGTGGACGGCCTGTGACACCTCCCAAGCTGTGAAGgggatgaggaaggaagagggggaggaggaaggaaggaaggaaggggaggatggACGGAGAGgaggatggaagaggaggagcaaggaagaaggaaggaagtggagaagaaaggaggaggagaaagaagagggacagaggggggagaaggaggagaaggagaaggagaagaagaagaagaaaagggggaagaCGATAATTATATGGAGATCTTATACAGATAAAATGAGACCCCAGCAAAGTTCGGACAATTAGATGTACTAAATCAAAAGCATCCCACCGTAAGTGGGCGTCAAGCTAGCCACTCCGTGACGCCACGCCGTGAGTGGCGtcaagctagccacgcccacccagtcagcaaCGCCCAGTAAGTGGCTTCaaactagccacgcccacccagctggccacgcccagtgagtgttgtcaagctggccacgcctacccagtcagccACGCCAATCACTGGCGTCaaactggccatgctcacccactcAGCAATGCCCAGTAAGTGGCTTCaaactagccacgcccacccagccggccacgcccagtgagtgttgtcaagctggccacacccacccagtcagccacgcccAATGAGTGGCGTCaaactggccatgctcacccagttggGCACCCCTCCTCCCCCACAAGGTCAACAACAGCCctgataaaattgagtttgacccccGTGGCTTAAATGGTCCCACTCACCTCCTCTAAGAAGTAGGAGCTTGCAGCCCCATGGGAGGTGGGGGAACTGGGTGTGTAGGGGTCAGTATACATGGGGGAAGACGACAAAGAGATATTTTCCAAGGTTTGGGGAGCTGGGCAGGTCTGACTCCTTGGCACGTGCCAGTGCTTCAGCTGcagaagagacaaaaaaaaaacaccaactccTCAAAGTCCATTGGATGAGAAATCCAGCTGTGGAAAGGTCATTTGCAGGGCCGTTCCAGATGtccctctgttctgtccccctcgcctcagtccgagcgatgacttaattagccggcaactatcagcttctggcagcaaactagtgagcgtttgccaagtgtctccgttatctctcttgatgccgatgagccaATGAGGAactaacagtacttcagctctagttaagcagttgagttgcttgccacgaagtggtatagcagcccttgctgcttttatatcctgtggggtgtggctccatgactcagcacttcctaggcctgccccacccctgcttttgttgttcccgcctctcctgcctacgaaatctagggtccagccaggcctgattgccatcagccaggtctggaggcgtggcctgggggggagaaagagtcaggggacggaggcctcgttatctcctccacctggcctgtctctggctcctggagctgagccagggaagcctgtgctccagaggtaagtcctgatggcccttccccctcactttccgagtcactttctggcagggggcccggctcggggggcgcagacacaacaccctcaACCCGTCAGGCTCAATCCCAGGCCCACCAAGTAGGGCTTTTGATCCCAGAGCTCTGCCCTGTCCCCCGAATTCTACGCTTTTCCTCGGCTCGTACGTTGTTTAAGTCCAGGTGCAGCGGGCGGACGGCAGGATGCTCCTGATGGGCCTGAGCTGAGTATGGCTCATTGTACACGGGGGAGACGCCTTCTCCACGGGGTTGCTTCGAGATGAGCGGGATGGAGCTTTTCTTTTCGGGGTCCTCCCGGTGGCACTGGGGCTGCTGAGGTGGCGGGACGCCCTTCCCTTTGGACTTGCGAGAACTCCCTTTTCTTTTCAGCTCGGCTTTCGGAATTCGCTTTCCTGAGCACTGCGCCGACAAGAGGAGACACCGTTTAAGAACCCTGGATATGTCTAGGCCTATTCTAGGCTTCCCCTAACCCTAAGCTGTCCTTGTCCCGAGAAaccctttcctctcccacagtctttcaaggtagtcacaattaccgacctttatcaggcttagaGAATGGCCGGGCTGATATCTTtcattggcaagaatgcaggaatgaactaattgtctcctgcaaactccactccccagtcgctcctcttttatcccctctgggaggggccatttatcgtccacctgtggccttactctcaagtcgacccttgttccttagcggtttccttcatctggcaactctgcgcatgcacacactgggaacaggctccagctattcatctgcctcactgatgtctgactccaaaggtatCTGATAACTGTCCTGCGGCCCTCCTGgcgaaggatactacaaaatccccattccctccccactctggggccagccagaggtggtatttgccggttctccaaactactcaaaatttccgctaccggttctccagaacctgtctggatttcacccttgcatgTATATAAATACTAGGAttacataaatttgattaatgcaacaactattattattattattactatcattGCTGTTTCtatcaaaatgaattatatcCAGAGGCCACGCTGTTCGTGTATTGATATtggtgtatattttttaaaaaatctaatgaaagcttaaaacaaaaaaattcttACTTAGCGTTTGCGCTCAAAATTGTGGAAGAAGAAcgcttgatatttatttatttattatttaaacttttataccgcccttctcccgaaggactcagggcgatgtacagcctacattaaaacagttaaatatacaaacttaaaataacaattaaaaaacttattcaataaaggccgaaattaaaaccgtcaaattgaccatattaaaatacccaataaaattattaaaattgaaaaaatttaaaaatttaaaattcaggccagtcccgcttggataaatagataggttttcaattcccggcgAAATAATAATGGATGGTCTCTATGTGGAAGACAAGGATGAACCAAGGAATTTAAGCTTTCCGAATCTTTTAAGTCAActtgacttgttttttttttcttcccacagacacccccccccacgaGGTTGGTGCTGACGCTTGAAGTCCCCCATCAAGCCCACCACCCAATTTTTGAACACCCGACTTACACAAACCGTTTGCGGCAGAGAGCTTTCAGCTAATCGATTCTCGGGCACCGCGTCGACCGATTGTCTCTCGGAGAGAGAAGCTGTACTGGTTTGGGAGTGGTGGGTGGACGTCGTAGCCCCCTTCCCGGCAGAAGCCCAGGAATTCGTTCTGCCGTCCGAGGTGAGTGACCCTCTTCCGCTTCCTGAAAACTAAACGGAGCAAGAAATTAAAAGGCGTGGAATTTTGGGGGGTGGGCGAGAGACGATCAAATTGACACGGTGAAATAATGCAGTCCTGGTCTTCGAGGATTGGGGAAGAAGAAAAGCAAGACATGATAAAGAGattaaagggatgcggtggctcagtggctaagacactgagcttgtcgatcgaaaggtcggcagttcagcggttcgaatcccggttcgcgccgcgtaatggagtgagctcccgtgacttgtcccagcttcctgtaggcccgtttttcaccctctgcaggctctggaggctttcctcaagtctttgggaggctggaaatgggcctgtttccagacttccggtaggcctgtttttttgccctccccaggctccggaggctttccttgaatcTCTGTGAGGGTGAAAAAACAGcttcccctgggctccagaggccctctggagggcggaaacaggcccatttctggacttccagcaCTGCACTTACCCGGCATCCAGAACGGGCtgtatggagactcctgggagaggggGGCAGTGgtcggggccagccagtccttgcaactaccggttcggcgaaccagatgtaaaatcagcatccggttctcccgaaccggctgaatcccacccctgccgcAGAGTTATTGCTAGGAAGAGCATTTAAGCAAGGAAACAAAGCAGGGAAGCTTAATTCAGAGTTGCGTTATATAAGCCAGGCACTTTACCTGCGCCAGGTGAGAAGGCTTCAACCCGGAGAAACTCTCCGATCCAGACAGGGAGGAATCTGCATGGCGGAACTGGGCGGTTTTAAGGCAATATAACCACTCTTGGTAATCTTCGTAGCTGGAGCAGATCACCCGGATGGAGTTGATTAGCCGGCCTAGAAAAAATAGAGATCATGTGTTGTCCGTAACGAAACGGAGGGTTGTTTTGAATCCGGATCTTTGAACAGGAAGTGACCCTTCCGAATCTTCCCCATCCCTTGTCTCTTTTTAATGTCCGTGGATGGATTCAGAGCCCCGCTCTGACGGAACAGGTGCTCAGCCGGCTTCCGACAAGCTATGTCAataagggaagctggatttgcttaatgactgtgtgattcacttagtgactgcaacaaccatggcaaaaaaaacaaaacaaaaaaaaaaggtttttaaaactgTGCCTGGCTTACTTTTAACCATCTCCTTGGTTAGCCATGGAAATTCCGGTTCTGaatattgaggactacctgcagtcttgatacacaaacacacacaaacccacaGACACAAGTTTACATGTAAGCAAGGGGACTTACCTTCTATTAGAAAAGCGGTTTTCTGATTTTCCTCAAATTGTACCTGGATGGCATTCAAAGGCAATTCACCCTGTTtgtaggaggggggggaaaatttGGTTTGTAAagcttggctctgcaacccaacaagacagacacaatcAAAATGCGGGTACgtagccaacatcttcttaaaagcttccagtgttggaggattcaaaacttctggtggcaagttgttccactgagtcattgttctaactgtcaggaaattcctccttagttctaggttgcttctctccttgattagtttccacccgttgcttcttgtcctgccttcaggtgctttggagaatagcttgactccctcttctttggggcagcccctgagatattggaagactgctatcatgtctcccctggttcttcttttcattaaactagacacacccagttcctgcaatctgttcttcatatgttttagcctccagtcccctaatcatctttgttgctcttctctgcactctttctagaatccccccacatctttttttacatcgtggcgaccaaccaCAAtgtaattcgcttaacaaccatggcaaaaaaaaaatcgtaACTTCATTTAACAATCGCTTTGCTTAGCCATGGGAATTCTGTCCCCAGATACGGTCGTAGGTTGACAACTACTATAAAACGGTGCAGCCACTGGAGGTTCTAAGGAAAAACTCACATTGTGGACAAGTTCTAACGCAACCCCCTTGTTTTTAAGTTAAAAACCGGTCACTCTCAAGAAAtcctctgtagagattctcaggttgttgttttttgatgaTTGTTGACTTAAATCCTTGTGTCTGAAGTCAACATTTTTTAGAGTTAACGCTCAGTTTTGAAAAAAATTCCATGACCTAAAGGACTTTATACCTCCAGGAGTTTATCAACTGCAAATCCTTCAAGAGTCTGCAAAGCAATTAAACAGATGGGTTTtgaggctgatttttttttggggggggtgattCAGTTGGAAGGAACAAAGTCCTGTTGCCCCCCACAAAACCGAGCAAATTaagtgtgtgcatttgtgtgcagaagggtGAATGCAAGGGAAGAATCTAAATAGaataggaagaatagaataggaagagagtagagtagagtagagtagagtaggatagggtagagtagagtagaatagaatagaaaatgtggaatgg
Above is a genomic segment from Ahaetulla prasina isolate Xishuangbanna chromosome 18, ASM2864084v1, whole genome shotgun sequence containing:
- the PLEKHN1 gene encoding pleckstrin homology domain-containing family N member 1 isoform X3 is translated as MGNMACVPQTPGRFRYSFSRKNSFKKEQESKKKLAGLFGFEAEHERDVTSDKILQYIPAKNFASQENEKENFDQRFPSLFKKGRRRTVVRNLGKIIHYSKLKFKFQHCQEANDCYLELFQEFLYFQSLGPNGHKYQGLLPLTELQLSKLENENGIQEDLHAFQIAGEDKFTGPLLSPLTIFCPSQAELKHWLYHLEKQINLSGGRPDLPLESQRAWTQGLLGKEQLRWSMQNAHVQEWKGTQRKSLGDILCVSKVKLQHLPFQEQHHRLLVLYPSTLVIVSEERNGLYFKGELPLNAIQVQFEENQKTAFLIEGRLINSIRVICSSYEDYQEWLYCLKTAQFRHADSSLSGSESFSGLKPSHLAQFSGSGRGSLTSDGRTNSWASAGKGATTSTHHSQTSTASLSERQSVDAVPENRLAESSLPQTVCCSGKRIPKAELKRKGSSRKSKGKGVPPPQQPQCHREDPEKKSSIPLISKQPRGEGVSPVYNEPYSAQAHQEHPAVRPLHLDLNNLKHWHVPRSQTCPAPQTLENISLSSSPMYTDPYTPSSPTSHGAASSYFLEELGRCHRPSTVDHQNGYPAMPVSVPICHHPLGWKSFQPSCGNHWQEPSFAQRGNASAPAFHFATEPAPDAHYLTTSTTSGDGLRMRSLPTSDESFQTYNLPDSGGEPLDSTYHDYAELQSFHEDYSYDNIWDTEAKKPPSPDDREIYDC
- the PLEKHN1 gene encoding pleckstrin homology domain-containing family N member 1 isoform X1 → MGNMACVPQTPGRFRYSFSRKNSFKKEQESKKKLAGLFGFEAEHERDVTSDKILQYIPAKNFASQENEKENFDQRFPSLFKKGRRRTVVRNLGKIIHYSKLKFKFQHCQEANDCYLELFQEFLYFQSLGPNGHKYQGLLPLTELQLSKLENENGIQEDLHAFQIAGEDKFTGPLLSPLTIFCPSQAELKHWLYHLEKQINLSGGRPDLPLESQRAWTQGLLGKEQLRWSMQNAHVQEWKGTQRKSLGDILCVSKVKLQHLPFQEQHHRLLVLYPSTLVIVSEERNGLYFKGELPLNAIQVQFEENQKTAFLIEGRLINSIRVICSSYEDYQEWLYCLKTAQFRHADSSLSGSESFSGLKPSHLAQFSGSGRGSLTSDGRTNSWASAGKGATTSTHHSQTSTASLSERQSVDAVPENRLAESSLPQTCSGKRIPKAELKRKGSSRKSKGKGVPPPQQPQCHREDPEKKSSIPLISKQPRGEGVSPVYNEPYSAQAHQEHPAVRPLHLDLNNLKHWHVPRSQTCPAPQTLENISLSSSPMYTDPYTPSSPTSHGAASSYFLEELGRCHRPSTVDHQNGYPAMPVSVPICHHPLGWKSFQPSCGNHWQEPSFAQRGNASAPAFHFATEPAPDAHYLTTSTTSGDGLRMRSLPTSDESFQTYNLPDSGGEPLDSTYHDYAELQSFHEDYSYDNIWDTEAKKPPSPDDREIYDC
- the PLEKHN1 gene encoding pleckstrin homology domain-containing family N member 1 isoform X2; its protein translation is MGNMACVPQTPGRFRYSFSRKNSFKKEQESKKKLAGLFGFEAEHERDVTSDKILQYIPAKNFASQENEKENFDQRFPSLFKKGRRRTVVRNLGKIIHYSKLKFKFQHCQEANDCYLELFQEFLYFQSLGPNGHKYQGLLPLTELQLSKLENENGIQEDLHAFQIAGPLLSPLTIFCPSQAELKHWLYHLEKQINLSGGRPDLPLESQRAWTQGLLGKEQLRWSMQNAHVQEWKGTQRKSLGDILCVSKVKLQHLPFQEQHHRLLVLYPSTLVIVSEERNGLYFKGELPLNAIQVQFEENQKTAFLIEGRLINSIRVICSSYEDYQEWLYCLKTAQFRHADSSLSGSESFSGLKPSHLAQFSGSGRGSLTSDGRTNSWASAGKGATTSTHHSQTSTASLSERQSVDAVPENRLAESSLPQTVCCSGKRIPKAELKRKGSSRKSKGKGVPPPQQPQCHREDPEKKSSIPLISKQPRGEGVSPVYNEPYSAQAHQEHPAVRPLHLDLNNLKHWHVPRSQTCPAPQTLENISLSSSPMYTDPYTPSSPTSHGAASSYFLEELGRCHRPSTVDHQNGYPAMPVSVPICHHPLGWKSFQPSCGNHWQEPSFAQRGNASAPAFHFATEPAPDAHYLTTSTTSGDGLRMRSLPTSDESFQTYNLPDSGGEPLDSTYHDYAELQSFHEDYSYDNIWDTEAKKPPSPDDREIYDC